The following are from one region of the Ostrinia nubilalis chromosome 28, ilOstNubi1.1, whole genome shotgun sequence genome:
- the LOC135085182 gene encoding zinc finger protein 687b-like, with protein MNELADHQSKYHPLTVVLEACKYCHKEFAGVKAMEKHMERAHQRELHLYKYKCVHCDAIFKHPQKLFAHFSSTHKDIEPYTCKICDKKFKLRKRFTIHIKLDHKSIGYIEFDENYHVFFSDKKSEKPFRPIAESLTQNDDSVASEASQDAICEAQNEVEKEETAEVPSNAVEEANENINLNKDFMSATETEGNQTEVEQSEEKTQTRKRKRRTNLKNEKAESSDDEPLLEVKKRVIKLRKSKLTHATWNRKKQTELKVNKKRFICNICKKYCYTFQNYHNHVGTHYKNVTLKCVKCSKTFDSKEELNKHCSEEHSTSQLTETLKSLLEKRKKGQNPEGTTAEKFQRTIKNVDFPTDTVSVTLKPVNQNQSVKNFLESFTPEDAPKNTPSIEVVTSITMKPYVGERREPLIKMTKCNITPMDYTEKKLSMPVQFRQVFRETHKVTIKQVFPDPTPEPSQDYPETYDYESDDKNESIPEVAQEVMLEVSEEAPPKTLYIPHKIVLPNLPKEFNKVRIAHLQPEAPYYKIVKVEDVLNPQKKTKQPKPIPKPDIKLPDGTKLVTVNPLAHLLRGTPVEKILENNKSKYYQPKPKDVEMAIAKAMLKLENPNAFSKKRKKKCDVEK; from the coding sequence ATGAATGAACTAGCCGATCACCAGAGCAAATATCATCCGTTGACCGTTGTTCTGGAAGCGTGCAAGTACTGCCACAAAGAGTTTGCCGGAGTTAAGGCAATGGAAAAACACATGGAACGAGCTCACCAACGGGAGTTACATCTATACAAATACAAATGCGTTCACTGCGATGCAATTTTCAAACATCCACAAAAGCTGTTCGCTCATTTCAGCTCTACTCACAAAGATATAGAGCCGTACACATGCAAAATATGCGacaaaaaattcaaattgaGGAAACGGTTTACGATTCATATAAAATTGGACCACAAAAGCATAGGATATATTGAGTTTGACGAGAATTATCATGTGTTCTTTAGCGATAAGAAATCTGAGAAACCGTTTCGGCCAATCGCTGAGTCTTTAACACAAAATGACGACTCAGTGGCGTCAGAAGCGTCTCAAGACGCGATTTGTGAAGCTCAAAATGAAGTTGAAAAGGAAGAGACAGCTGAAGTTCCTTCGAACGCTGTCGAAGAagcaaatgaaaatataaatttgaaCAAAGATTTCATGAGTGCAACGGAAACTGAGGGCAATCAGACAGAAGTTGAGCAGTCGGAAGAAAAAACACAAACTAGGAAGCGAAAACGGAGAACTAATCTCAAAAACGAAAAAGCAGAGTCTTCCGATGATGAACCATTGCTTGAAGTAAAAAAGCGAGTGATAAAGTTGCGTAAATCGAAGCTAACCCATGCCACGTGGAACAGAAAAAAGCAGACCGaattgaaagtaaataaaaaacgaTTCATCTGTAACATTTGCAAGAAGTATTGCTACACTTTCCAAAATTACCACAACCATGTTGGCACTCATTACAAAAATGTCACACTGAAATGTGTGAAGTGctctaaaacgtttgatagcaAAGAGGAATTAAACAAACACTGCTCCGAAGAACATTCAACGTCTCAACTGACagaaacgctgaagagtttacTCGAAAAACGCAAAAAGGGCCAAAATCCTGAAGGAACGACTGCTGAAAAATTTCAGCGCACAATCAAGAATGTAGACTTCCCAACAGACACTGTCAGTGTCACTCTAAAACCTGTGAATCAGAACCAGTCGGTTAAGAACTTCCTCGAGAGTTTTACCCCGGAAGACGCCCCAAAGAATACTCCTTCCATCGAAGTAGTCACAAGCATTACAATGAAGCCATACGTAGGAGAACGTAGAGAACCCCTGATCAAAATGACCAAGTGCAACATAACCCCAATGGATTATACAGAGAAGAAGCTCAGCATGCCCGTGCAATTCCGCCAAGTGTTCAGAGAAACTCACAAGGTGACTATCAAGCAAGTCTTCCCAGATCCGACTCCCGAACCAAGTCAAGATTACCCCGAAACTTACGATTACGAAAGCGATGACAAAAATGAGTCAATACCAGAAGTCGCACAAGAAGTAATGCTAGAAGTATCAGAGGAGGCTCCTCCAAAAACGCTGTATATACCTCACAAAATCGTCCTACCGAATCTACCGAAAGAGTTCAACAAAGTCCGCATAGCTCATTTGCAACCAGAAGCACCGTATTACAAAATTGTCAAAGTAGAAGACGTGTTGAATCCCCAAAAGAAGACGAAACAGCCCAAACCCATACCGAAACCAGATATAAAACTGCCCGATGGTACTAAACTTGTAACGGTCAATCCTCTGGCACACTTGTTACGTGGTACACCGGTGGAGAAAATTctggaaaataataaaagcaaATACTACCAACCGAAGCCGAAAGACGTAGAAATGGCTATAGCCAAAGCCATGCTGAAGCTCGAGAATCCAAATGCGTTCTCTAAAAAACGTAAAAAGAAATGCGATGTTGAGAAATAA